Proteins from a genomic interval of Cucumis melo cultivar AY chromosome 7, USDA_Cmelo_AY_1.0, whole genome shotgun sequence:
- the LOC103494787 gene encoding PH, RCC1 and FYVE domains-containing protein 1 isoform X1, translated as MGEESLSIILHDRAVEQAILSMKKGAYLLKSRRRGKPKFCPFRLSMDEKFLVWYSGNQEKQLRLSLVVKIIPGKMSPSLVNQLQTTKKLESFSLIYANCERSLVLTCKDKAQADCWFLGLSSIISRNHHPRPLTSLKDQRGIVSCANSPAGFIRRKYNLGLLEDSADFPQVRSLCGSPTLSLSERCLSDGLSHSFDSFYPSDGQSEGDISAWGTPLAEPDVLNRGSLDEPVYEKNALSRFVAPVHTSPYIEKNNILKDVMIWGEGIEGGLIGGGTERSASNKGMLVDALLPKLLESTMMLDVQSISLGGKHAALITKHGEIFSWGEGKCGRLGHKINMDLDHPKLVDSLNGITAKSVACGEYQTCALTNAGEVYTWGDSRFGADFDCEEKSRSQWLPQKLSGLLNGISISNVACGEWHTAVVSACGRLFTYGDGTFGALGHGNLISLSQPKEVESLNGLCVKSVACGSWHTAAIVDIMIDRFKFKSAVGKLFTWGDGDKGKLGHGDNERKLLPTCVAPLVDCDFAQVSCGRMLTVGLTNMGRVYTIGSSIHGQLGNLGSRDASVAIVEGKLKEEFVKAISSGSYHVASLTSTGRVYTWGKGAHGQLGLGDSDDRNLPTLVEALGDKQVESIACGSNFTAAICLHRSITSSDQSSCYGCKLPFGFTRKKHNCYHCGLYFCRMCSSKKIINAALAPNKSKASRVCDPCFNILRRHIHLDRSLKQENTRTQNSLVQQKASGFERVDKRSMSSKHSQLLSPTKQNIDEMQSHWKFINQGENQQDLEKLSFTSSGIPSWGQVSCPASFKMCDRENTKSLFSPSQNQTTANDSVHLKSPNSSAISLDRFLYGSSEKLSEEVQRLRTEVKNLELQCNDGDEKMQKCRKKIEEAWSVAREEAAKCKAAKEIIKALALRQLHTMSEKVSSRGDTKDEIDANKPHVTPVYSDSSNFGHFHSPSAVTCLPPELQLPKDRVIGDSLYNSPIVFSNTFKSLYGRPAFHHVSKSTDPDPIANRRSAKNGNANYLKDEWMEQYEAGVYITFTSLPGGLKGLKRVRFSRRRFSEREAERWWEENQVRVYQKYDIDGYTDSNHSHMED; from the exons ATGGGTGAAGAATCTTTGTCAATAATTCTCCATGACAGGGCAGTGGAGCAG GCAATTCTGTCTATGAAGAAGGGTGCTTACCTTTTGAAGTCTAGGCGTAGAGGCAAACCGAAATTTTGCCCTTTCAGGCTTTCCATG GACGAGAAATTCTTGGTTTGGTATTCTGGAAACCAGGAAAAGCAACTGCGATTAAGCTTAGTTGTGAAAATTATTCCCGGTAAAATGTCG CCAAGTCTTGTAAACCAACTACAAACCACAAAGAAGCTTGAATCCTTTTCACTCATTTACGCTAATTGTGAGCGTTCACTCGTTCTG ACATGTAAGGACAAAGCACAGGCAGATTGTTGGTTTTTGGGATTGAGCTCTATAATATCACGGAATCACCATCCAAGGCCATTAACTAGTTTAAAGGATCAAAGAGGAATTGTATCTTGTGCCAATAGCCCTGCTGGCTTTATTAGAAGAAAGTACAATCTTGGACTTTTGGAGGATAGTGCAGACTTTCCACAG GTACGCAGCTTGTGTGGCAGTCCTACTCTTTCACTTTCAGAAAGATGCCTTTCTGATGGCTTATCTCATTCCTTTGATAGCTTCTATCCATCCGATGGACAGAGTGAAGGGGATATCTCTGCTTGGGGTACTCCGCTTGCTGAACCTGATGTACTTAATAGGGGATCATTAGACGAACCGGTTTATGAAAAGAATGCTCTCAGTAGATTTGTTGCACCTGTTCATACATCTCCATATATCGAAAAGAACAACATTCTGAAGGATGTCATGATTTGGGGAGAAGGTATAGAAGGAGGGCTGATAGGTGGTGGAACTGAAAGGTCCGCTAGCAATAAAGGAATGCTTGTGGATGCGTTGTTACCAAAACTACTAGAGTCTACTATGATGTTGGACGTGCAAAGCATATCTTTGGGAGGGAAACATGCAGCCTTGATTACCAAGCATGGGGAAATCTTCAGTTGGGGTGAAGGGAAATGTGGTAGACTCGGGCATAAGATTAATATGGACTTGGACCATCCAAAGCTGGTTGACTCGTTGAATGGGATCACAGCTAAATCTGTTGCATGTGGTGAATATCAGACATGTGCTTTGACAAATGCTGGAGAAGTTTATACGTGGGGTGACAGCAGGTTTGGTGCCGATTTTGATTGCGAGGAGAAGAGTAGAAGTCAGTGGTTGCCTCAAAAGCTTTCCGGTCTTCTGAATGGTATAAGCATATCAAATGTTGCTTGTGGAGAATGGCATACAGCAGTTGTATCAGCTTGTGGACGGTTATTTACTTATGGAGATGGAACATTTGGAGCTCTTGGACATGGGAATCTTATAAGCCTTTCTCAGCCAAAAGAGGTTGAATCTTTAAATGGTTTGTGTGTAAAATCCGTTGCATGTGGATCATGGCATACTGCTGCTATTGTTGATATCATGATTGACCGTTTCAAGTTCAAGAGTGCTGTTGGGAAATTATTTACATGGGGTGATGGTGATAAAGGGAAGCTGGGCCATGGTGACAACGAGCGTAAGCTCTTACCAACATGTGTTGCCCCACTCGTTGATTGTGATTTTGCCCAAGTTTCTTGTGGACGAATGTTGACTGTTGGGCTTACAAATATGGGTAGAGTTTATACGATTGGAAGTTCCATTCATGGACAGCTAGGAAATTTGGGTTCAAGGGATGCATCAGTAGCTATAGTCGAAGGGAAGCTCAAAGAAGAGTTTGTCAAGGCCATATCATCAGGTTCCTATCATGTTGCTTCATTAACATCAACCGGACGCGTTTATACATGGGGGAAGGGTGCACATGGACAATTAGGATTAGGTGACTCTGATGATAGGAATTTGCCTACTCTTGTTGAAGCTCTAGGAGACAAGCAGGTAGAAAGTATAGCATGTGGATCAAATTTCACAGCTGCCATCTGCTTGCATAGATCTATCACGTCAAGTGACCAATCTTCTTGTTATGGATGTAAATTGCCTTTCGGATTTACGAGGAAGAAGCATAATTGCTATCACTGTGGACTCTATTTTTGCCGGATGTGCAGCAGCAAAAAGATTATAAATGCTGCATTGGCTCCAAATAAATCTAAAGCTTCCCGAGTTTGTGATCCATGCTTCAACATTTTACGGAGACATATTCACTTGGATAGGTCACTAAAGCAAGAAAATACAAGGACACAGAATTCATTGGTGCAACAGAAGGCATCTGGTTTTGAAAGAGTAGATAAGAGAAGTATGAGTTCTAAGCATTCTCAACTGTTGTCACCTACAAAACAAAATATTGATGAAATGCAGTCTCATTGGAAATTCATTAACCAAGGGGAAAACCAACAGGATTTAGAAAAACTCTCTTTTACGTCCAGTGGAATTCCAAGTTGGGGACAAGTTTCATGCCCAGCTTCGTTTAAAATGTGTGACAGAGAAAACACAAAAAGTCTCTTTTCCCCATCTCAAAATCAAACAACTGCCAATGATTCAGTTCACCTAAAATCCCCTAATTCAAGTGCCATTAGTCTTGATAGATTTTTGTATGGATCCAGTGAGAAGCTAAGTGAAGAAGTTCAGAGGCTAAGAACTGAG GTAAAGAACCTTGAATTACAATGTAACGATGGAGACGAGAAGATGCAAAAGTGTCGAAAGAAGATCGAGGAGGCTTGGTCTGTTGCAAGGGAGGAAGCGGCGAAATGTAAGGCAGCAAAGGAGATCATAAAAGCTTTGGCTCTTAGG CAGCTACATACAATGTCGGAGAAGGTTAGCAGTCGAGGAGATACAAAAGATGAAATTGATGCAAATAAACCACATGTTACACCAGTATATTCAGATTCTTCAAACTTTGGCCATTTTCACTCCCCCTCTGCTGTAACTTGTTTACCCCCTGAGCTTCAATTGCCCAAAGATAGAGTAATAGGTGATAGTTTATACAACTCTCCCATTGTCTTTTCTAATACATTCAAATCACTGTATGGGAGACCTGCATTCCATCACGTTAGTAAGTCTACGGATCCAGATCCTATTGCTAACCGAAGGTCGGCGAAAAATGGAAATGCAAATTATTTGAAGGATGAATGGATGGAACAGTATGAAGCTGGTGTATATATTACATTTACAAGTCTACCAGGAGGGCTCAAGGGACTGAAGAGAGTGAGGTTCAG TCGAAGAAGATTTTCGGAAAGGGAAGCAGAGAGATGGTGGGAAGAGAATCAAGTTAGAGTATACCAAAAGTATGATATTGATGGATATACCGATTCAAATCATAGTCATATGGAGGACTAA
- the LOC103494787 gene encoding PH, RCC1 and FYVE domains-containing protein 1 isoform X2 produces the protein MGEESLSIILHDRAVEQAILSMKKGAYLLKSRRRGKPKFCPFRLSMDEKFLVWYSGNQEKQLRLSLVVKIIPGKMSPSLVNQLQTTKKLESFSLIYANCERSLVLTCKDKAQADCWFLGLSSIISRNHHPRPLTSLKDQRGIVSCANSPAGFIRRKYNLGLLEDSADFPQVRSLCGSPTLSLSERCLSDGLSHSFDSFYPSDGQSEGDISAWGTPLAEPDVLNRGSLDEPVYEKNALSRFVAPVHTSPYIEKNNILKDVMIWGEGIEGGLIGGGTERSASNKGMLVDALLPKLLESTMMLDVQSISLGGKHAALITKHGEIFSWGEGKCGRLGHKINMDLDHPKLVDSLNGITAKSVACGEYQTCALTNAGEVYTWGDSRFGADFDCEEKSRSQWLPQKLSGLLNGISISNVACGEWHTAVVSACGRLFTYGDGTFGALGHGNLISLSQPKEVESLNGLCVKSVACGSWHTAAIVDIMIDRFKFKSAVGKLFTWGDGDKGKLGHGDNERKLLPTCVAPLVDCDFAQVSCGRMLTVGLTNMGRVYTIGSSIHGQLGNLGSRDASVAIVEGKLKEEFVKAISSGSYHVASLTSTGRVYTWGKGAHGQLGLGDSDDRNLPTLVEALGDKQVESIACGSNFTAAICLHRSITSSDQSSCYGCKLPFGFTRKKHNCYHCGLYFCRMCSSKKIINAALAPNKSKASRVCDPCFNILRRHIHLDRSLKQENTRTQNSLVQQKASGFERVDKRSMSSKHSQLLSPTKQNIDEMQSHWKFINQGENQQDLEKLSFTSSGIPSWGQVSCPASFKMCDRENTKSLFSPSQNQTTANDSVHLKSPNSSAISLDRFLYGSSEKLSEEVQRLRTEVKNLELQCNDGDEKMQKCRKKIEEAWSVAREEAAKCKAAKEIIKALALRLHTMSEKVSSRGDTKDEIDANKPHVTPVYSDSSNFGHFHSPSAVTCLPPELQLPKDRVIGDSLYNSPIVFSNTFKSLYGRPAFHHVSKSTDPDPIANRRSAKNGNANYLKDEWMEQYEAGVYITFTSLPGGLKGLKRVRFSRRRFSEREAERWWEENQVRVYQKYDIDGYTDSNHSHMED, from the exons ATGGGTGAAGAATCTTTGTCAATAATTCTCCATGACAGGGCAGTGGAGCAG GCAATTCTGTCTATGAAGAAGGGTGCTTACCTTTTGAAGTCTAGGCGTAGAGGCAAACCGAAATTTTGCCCTTTCAGGCTTTCCATG GACGAGAAATTCTTGGTTTGGTATTCTGGAAACCAGGAAAAGCAACTGCGATTAAGCTTAGTTGTGAAAATTATTCCCGGTAAAATGTCG CCAAGTCTTGTAAACCAACTACAAACCACAAAGAAGCTTGAATCCTTTTCACTCATTTACGCTAATTGTGAGCGTTCACTCGTTCTG ACATGTAAGGACAAAGCACAGGCAGATTGTTGGTTTTTGGGATTGAGCTCTATAATATCACGGAATCACCATCCAAGGCCATTAACTAGTTTAAAGGATCAAAGAGGAATTGTATCTTGTGCCAATAGCCCTGCTGGCTTTATTAGAAGAAAGTACAATCTTGGACTTTTGGAGGATAGTGCAGACTTTCCACAG GTACGCAGCTTGTGTGGCAGTCCTACTCTTTCACTTTCAGAAAGATGCCTTTCTGATGGCTTATCTCATTCCTTTGATAGCTTCTATCCATCCGATGGACAGAGTGAAGGGGATATCTCTGCTTGGGGTACTCCGCTTGCTGAACCTGATGTACTTAATAGGGGATCATTAGACGAACCGGTTTATGAAAAGAATGCTCTCAGTAGATTTGTTGCACCTGTTCATACATCTCCATATATCGAAAAGAACAACATTCTGAAGGATGTCATGATTTGGGGAGAAGGTATAGAAGGAGGGCTGATAGGTGGTGGAACTGAAAGGTCCGCTAGCAATAAAGGAATGCTTGTGGATGCGTTGTTACCAAAACTACTAGAGTCTACTATGATGTTGGACGTGCAAAGCATATCTTTGGGAGGGAAACATGCAGCCTTGATTACCAAGCATGGGGAAATCTTCAGTTGGGGTGAAGGGAAATGTGGTAGACTCGGGCATAAGATTAATATGGACTTGGACCATCCAAAGCTGGTTGACTCGTTGAATGGGATCACAGCTAAATCTGTTGCATGTGGTGAATATCAGACATGTGCTTTGACAAATGCTGGAGAAGTTTATACGTGGGGTGACAGCAGGTTTGGTGCCGATTTTGATTGCGAGGAGAAGAGTAGAAGTCAGTGGTTGCCTCAAAAGCTTTCCGGTCTTCTGAATGGTATAAGCATATCAAATGTTGCTTGTGGAGAATGGCATACAGCAGTTGTATCAGCTTGTGGACGGTTATTTACTTATGGAGATGGAACATTTGGAGCTCTTGGACATGGGAATCTTATAAGCCTTTCTCAGCCAAAAGAGGTTGAATCTTTAAATGGTTTGTGTGTAAAATCCGTTGCATGTGGATCATGGCATACTGCTGCTATTGTTGATATCATGATTGACCGTTTCAAGTTCAAGAGTGCTGTTGGGAAATTATTTACATGGGGTGATGGTGATAAAGGGAAGCTGGGCCATGGTGACAACGAGCGTAAGCTCTTACCAACATGTGTTGCCCCACTCGTTGATTGTGATTTTGCCCAAGTTTCTTGTGGACGAATGTTGACTGTTGGGCTTACAAATATGGGTAGAGTTTATACGATTGGAAGTTCCATTCATGGACAGCTAGGAAATTTGGGTTCAAGGGATGCATCAGTAGCTATAGTCGAAGGGAAGCTCAAAGAAGAGTTTGTCAAGGCCATATCATCAGGTTCCTATCATGTTGCTTCATTAACATCAACCGGACGCGTTTATACATGGGGGAAGGGTGCACATGGACAATTAGGATTAGGTGACTCTGATGATAGGAATTTGCCTACTCTTGTTGAAGCTCTAGGAGACAAGCAGGTAGAAAGTATAGCATGTGGATCAAATTTCACAGCTGCCATCTGCTTGCATAGATCTATCACGTCAAGTGACCAATCTTCTTGTTATGGATGTAAATTGCCTTTCGGATTTACGAGGAAGAAGCATAATTGCTATCACTGTGGACTCTATTTTTGCCGGATGTGCAGCAGCAAAAAGATTATAAATGCTGCATTGGCTCCAAATAAATCTAAAGCTTCCCGAGTTTGTGATCCATGCTTCAACATTTTACGGAGACATATTCACTTGGATAGGTCACTAAAGCAAGAAAATACAAGGACACAGAATTCATTGGTGCAACAGAAGGCATCTGGTTTTGAAAGAGTAGATAAGAGAAGTATGAGTTCTAAGCATTCTCAACTGTTGTCACCTACAAAACAAAATATTGATGAAATGCAGTCTCATTGGAAATTCATTAACCAAGGGGAAAACCAACAGGATTTAGAAAAACTCTCTTTTACGTCCAGTGGAATTCCAAGTTGGGGACAAGTTTCATGCCCAGCTTCGTTTAAAATGTGTGACAGAGAAAACACAAAAAGTCTCTTTTCCCCATCTCAAAATCAAACAACTGCCAATGATTCAGTTCACCTAAAATCCCCTAATTCAAGTGCCATTAGTCTTGATAGATTTTTGTATGGATCCAGTGAGAAGCTAAGTGAAGAAGTTCAGAGGCTAAGAACTGAG GTAAAGAACCTTGAATTACAATGTAACGATGGAGACGAGAAGATGCAAAAGTGTCGAAAGAAGATCGAGGAGGCTTGGTCTGTTGCAAGGGAGGAAGCGGCGAAATGTAAGGCAGCAAAGGAGATCATAAAAGCTTTGGCTCTTAGG CTACATACAATGTCGGAGAAGGTTAGCAGTCGAGGAGATACAAAAGATGAAATTGATGCAAATAAACCACATGTTACACCAGTATATTCAGATTCTTCAAACTTTGGCCATTTTCACTCCCCCTCTGCTGTAACTTGTTTACCCCCTGAGCTTCAATTGCCCAAAGATAGAGTAATAGGTGATAGTTTATACAACTCTCCCATTGTCTTTTCTAATACATTCAAATCACTGTATGGGAGACCTGCATTCCATCACGTTAGTAAGTCTACGGATCCAGATCCTATTGCTAACCGAAGGTCGGCGAAAAATGGAAATGCAAATTATTTGAAGGATGAATGGATGGAACAGTATGAAGCTGGTGTATATATTACATTTACAAGTCTACCAGGAGGGCTCAAGGGACTGAAGAGAGTGAGGTTCAG TCGAAGAAGATTTTCGGAAAGGGAAGCAGAGAGATGGTGGGAAGAGAATCAAGTTAGAGTATACCAAAAGTATGATATTGATGGATATACCGATTCAAATCATAGTCATATGGAGGACTAA